The genomic interval GTCGCCGTCCGGCGGGTCGTAGCGGTAGGCCCACTGCCGCCAGACGTCCTCCCCCGGCAACTCCTCCGAGAGGCGCGCCTCGGACCACGACCCGCCGCCGTCGGTCGAGACTTCGACCTTCGAGATGCCTCGCGTCCCGGCGTAGGCGTGCCCCGCCACCTCGATAGAGCCGTCGTCGTCGTGGTTCGTGACGTGGAGCTTCGCGACGGTGTTGACGGGACCGGTGCCGTGCCAGCCGCGTTCCTCCCAGTAGCCCGTCGCCTCCTCCTCCAGTATCTCGAGTTCGGTGAGCCACTTCACGTTGATCTCGCCCCAGTGGCCGGGGACGAGCAGTCGGGCGGGCGCGCCGTGTGAACGGGGCAGGGACTCGCTGTTCATCGCGTAGGCGATGCGGGCGTTCCGGAGGGCCGACAGCGGGAACTCCTCGTAGAAGCCGTCCTCGGCGCGGGCCATGACACAGCAGTTCTCGTCGCCGACGCCGACCTCGTCGAGCAACGGGGCGACGGGGACCGTCTCCCACAGTGCGTTGTCCATCTTCTTGCCGTTGAGGCCCTCGCCGACGCAACGGAGCGTGACGAACTCCGGGCTGGAGTCCATCGCGCGCAGGTCGTCGTAGTCGTAGCTGACCTCCTCGGCGACGTTACCCGTGAACGTCAGCGTCCAGGTGTCGGCGTCGATGGTCGGGTCGACGGCGTTGATATCGACGTTGTAGAACGAATCGCTCACCAGCGGTTCGAGCCCCTCGACGTCGAGCGACCGTTCGCTCGCCTGCGCGAGGAGCGTCTCGGTGTCGGCGCTCCCGGCCGGCTCGGACGGTCCTGCGGCTCCCCCGCCCGCCCCGTCGACGCCGCCGAAGCGACTGCCGAGAGTGACGCCGAGGGCACCGAACGCGAACGCGGCGGCCAGCGCGGCGAGTGCGCCCCGTCGGTCGGGGTCGACGCCGCTGGTCCCTGCTGTCCGTCCTGTCGGTCTCTGCTGACCCCCTCGACCGTATCGGGCGTACAGGTCCACCGCGCCGAGGACGACGGCGACGGGCACCGCCGCGCCGAGCGACGCGAGCGGTGCGCCGGTCACCAGCACGGCCCCAGCACCGACGACCACCCCCGCGGCGAGCGCCCCGACCAGCGGCGGCGTGCGTCCCGCGACCAGCAGTCCGCCGAGTGCGAGGGCCGCGACGACGCCGACGACGAGCAGCGTCGCCGTCAGCAGGCTCACCTGCTGGCCGAGGCTCCCGAGCGTCGTGATGGCGAACGTGACGACCGCGCCCGGCATCGCCTGCGACAGGGCCGACTCGACCGGTGCGACGACGTAGCCGGTGGTCGACCCCGCGACGGCGTACGACCCGGCGACGCCCGCGACGCCCGCCGCGAGGGCGACGCCGACCGCCGGGAGAGCCGCTCGTGTCCTCCGCGCGTACTCGTTCATACCCGACCGGAGGCCAGGCACACCTAAACGGGTTGTCCGAACTGGTTCTAGAATTGGACCCGAATCCCAACCGTGAAGCGACTCGCGGCGAACTGCGACGCATGAGCGAACGCAGTGGTCGGCCCTGTCCGTACTGCGAGGCGGCGATGTTCAAGCGCCACTGCAAGTACGTCTGCCCGAACCACGGCGTCGTCGTGGACTGCTCGGACCCGTTCGTCTGAGCCGTCGTCGCTCGTCTCGCTCTCCGCTACTGCTTCAGCTCCCGCCGCTCGTCGGCGCTCCTCCGACTACTCCGGTGCTCCGGTCGTGAGCTGTCGGTACACCGGGCCGCCCAGGAGCAGTGCGCCGACGGCGACGCCGCCGACGACGAGCGGGAGTCCGGCCGACAGGCCCTCCGTCGTCAGCGACTCCATCGAACTCCCGGCGAGCAGCGCGGCGACGACCCACGGTAGTTCCCCCAGCGCCGTCCCGACGAGGTACGGTTCGAGCGCGACGCTGGAGAGGCCCGCACCGTACGAGACGACGTCCGTCGGGAGCGGTGCGAGGCGAGCGACGACCACCCCGCGGGTGTCGCCGGCCGTCTCGAAGCAGTCCGCGCCCGCGTCGCCGACCCACCCGAGGACCCCCTCCGTCGGGCGGTAGCGCCGC from Halomarina salina carries:
- a CDS encoding TVP38/TMEM64 family protein → MEPATRRQLTGLALAVGVVAVASLVVSPEQVLHAVAGVAADPVVFALAVLGLALLRPVVAWPMTPLVGAVGYVLGLSLPALALGVAVAVGTSVLPYLLARRYRPTEGVLGWVGDAGADCFETAGDTRGVVVARLAPLPTDVVSYGAGLSSVALEPYLVGTALGELPWVVAALLAGSSMESLTTEGLSAGLPLVVGGVAVGALLLGGPVYRQLTTGAPE
- a CDS encoding HVO_2523 family zinc finger protein, whose protein sequence is MSERSGRPCPYCEAAMFKRHCKYVCPNHGVVVDCSDPFV
- a CDS encoding molybdopterin-dependent oxidoreductase is translated as MNEYARRTRAALPAVGVALAAGVAGVAGSYAVAGSTTGYVVAPVESALSQAMPGAVVTFAITTLGSLGQQVSLLTATLLVVGVVAALALGGLLVAGRTPPLVGALAAGVVVGAGAVLVTGAPLASLGAAVPVAVVLGAVDLYARYGRGGQQRPTGRTAGTSGVDPDRRGALAALAAAFAFGALGVTLGSRFGGVDGAGGGAAGPSEPAGSADTETLLAQASERSLDVEGLEPLVSDSFYNVDINAVDPTIDADTWTLTFTGNVAEEVSYDYDDLRAMDSSPEFVTLRCVGEGLNGKKMDNALWETVPVAPLLDEVGVGDENCCVMARAEDGFYEEFPLSALRNARIAYAMNSESLPRSHGAPARLLVPGHWGEINVKWLTELEILEEEATGYWEERGWHGTGPVNTVAKLHVTNHDDDGSIEVAGHAYAGTRGISKVEVSTDGGGSWSEARLSEELPGEDVWRQWAYRYDPPDGDHEVVVRAYDGEGTMQPEKREQSFPSGPSGWVTKTVSP